A region from the Aegilops tauschii subsp. strangulata cultivar AL8/78 chromosome 5, Aet v6.0, whole genome shotgun sequence genome encodes:
- the LOC141022907 gene encoding uncharacterized protein, with the protein MDLHGRRVVRESPEEGDGGGTVRQASSCRDVGQEQQPRRIHVPGKKREYTTTLTGVELHGNETLEIVCTSVPEKADEVISRLWKKLGGKSPNHRIVGVGVHYTNEDEPPQMVAVLQLCVDELCLVYHIAAATKWPKRLNKMLQHEKLFTFAGFSIESDKEKLKLSGLEINPNKFIDIQRKWRVPYTGKEYDSLTDVAASVIHPFYKGMKKKINTQEDYKLWGTSPLPDNLIEYAGVDVYATYKSWFIVDYITDGSEYAKEREADHYYDRPFCPF; encoded by the exons tcgccggaggaaggcgatGGCGGAGGAACCGTCCGCCAAGCGTCATCATGCCGAGACGTCGGACAAGAGCAGCAACCTCGTCGCATTCACGTCCCCGGCAAGAAGCGCGAGTACACAACAACCCTCACAGGGGTTGAGCTCCACGGCAACGAGACGCTGGAGATCGTCTGCACTAGCGTACCAGAAAAGGCCGACGAGGTGATCTCCAGGCTCTGGAAGAAGCTTGGCGGCAAGAGTCCGAATCATAGGATCGTCGGCGTTGGTGTGCACTACACCAACGAAGATGAACCTCCCCAGATGGTTGCAGTCCTGCAGTTGTGTGTCGACGAGCTCTGCTTGGTGTACCACATCGCAGCGGCCACAAAATG GCCCAAGCGCCTGAACAAGATGCTGCAGCATGAGAAGTTGTTCACATTTGCCGGTTTCAGCATTGAAAGCGACAAAGAGAAGCTGAAGTTATCCGGTTTGGAGATCAACCCCAACAAGTTCATCGACATTCAGCGCAAGTGGAGAGTTCCATACACCGGAAAAGAGTACGACTCCTTGACTGATGTTGCAGCCAGCGTCATCCACCCATTCTACAAAGGCATGAAGAAGAAGATCAACACGCAGGAAGACTACAAACTGTGGGGGACCAGCCCGCTGCCAGACAACCTCATCGAGTACGCAGGAGTAGATGTGTACGCCACGTACAAGTCATGGTTCATAGTCGACTACATCACAGATGGTTCGGAATATGCGAAAGAGCGGGAGGCTGACCACTACTACGACCGCCCCTTCTGCCCCTTTTAG
- the LOC141022906 gene encoding uncharacterized protein encodes MAEEPSAKRHHGKTSNKSSNLVDIHVPGEKREYTKTLKGVELHGKETLEIGCTSIPDKADELMSRLRMKGGGLYPSFIGVDVEYTNKEEPPQMAAVLQLCVEELCLVYHIAAATKWPKRLKDFLQEEKLYTFVGFSIGGDKRMLDKSGLEINPNNFIDMQRKWKDPKTDKYYDSLADVSGGVIHPFYNGMKKKMDGADHKLWGTSPLPDNLITYAGIDAYATYKSWKTIDNIVTGWDISKEQEADPYYHCNFTG; translated from the exons atGGCGGAGGAACCGTCCGCCAAGCGTCACCATGGCAAGACGTCGAACAAGAGCAGCAACCTCGTCGACATTCACGTCCCCGGCGAGAAGCGCGAGTACACCAAAACGCTCAAAGGGGTTGAGCTCCACGGCAAGGAGACGCTAGAGATCGGCTGCACCAGCATACCAGACAAGGCCGACGAGCTGATGAGCAGGCTCAGGATGAAGGGCGGTGGCTTGTATCCGAGCTTCATCGGTGTTGATGTAGAGTACACCAACAAAGAAGAACCTCCACAGATGGCGGCAGTCCTGCAGTTGTGCGTCGAGGAACTCTGCTTGGTATACCACATCGCCGCAGCCACAAAATG GCCCAAGCGCCTCAAAGACTTCCTGCAGGAGGAGAAATTGTACACATTTGTCGGTTTCAGCATTGGCGGTGACAAGCGGATGCTGGACAAGTCTGGTTTGGAGATCAACCCCAACAACTTCATCGACATGCAGCGCAAGTGGAAAGATCCAAAGACCGATAAATACTACGACTCCTTGGCCGATGTTTCAGGCGGCGTCATCCACCCATTCTACAACggcatgaagaagaagatggacggGGCAGACCACAAACTGTGGGGGACCAGCCCGCTGCCAGACAACCTCATCACGTACGCAGGAATAGATGCGTACGCAACGTACAAGTCGTGGAAGACAATCGACAACATCGTGACAGGTTGGGATATTTCAAAAGAGCAGGAGGCTGACCCCTACTACCACTGCAACTTCACGGGATGA